A region of the Stenotrophomonas bentonitica genome:
CGGGCGGCTACACCTGCCACTTCGTCCGTCCCGACTGGGTTCTTCCAAAGCGGCATGAGGCCGGCGATGTGAGCCCTGCGGCCGGGGCTGCAGCGGAATAGGCTTCGCTGCCGTTAGTGCCGCGCCGATCCGGTTCGCAACCTCCGACGACCGCGTCAATCGACGCGGTCGTCGAACCCGGCCTTGAAGCAGATCATTCCATTCAGCCGCCGTCGCAGTGCCAGGATCCAGATATGACAGACCTCTCCTCCTTTACCATCACGCAGCGCTGGCCAGCATCTTATCCGGATCGCTTGCAACTATACGCGGCCCCCACGCCCAACGGCGTCAAGGTCTCGATGATGCTGGAGGAGACTGGCCTGCCGTATGAGCCCCACTTCGTCGACATCTCGAACAACGAGTCGAAGGATCCAGCGTTCGTGTCGTTGAATCCCAACGGCCGCATACCCGCGATCATCGATCCGGCTGGCCCTGACGGCCAGCCCATTGGCATATGGGAAACCGGTGCGATCCTCATCTATCTGGCCGACAAGACGGGGCAGCTCATCTCAACAACACCCGCCCAGCGGTACGAGACTCTGGCCTGGGTGTTCTTTCAGGTGTCGGGCGTTGGGCCGACCTTCGGACAGCTAGGCTTTTTCCTGCGATTTGCCGGCAAGGACTATGAGGACAAGCGACCTCGGCAGCGCTTTGTTGATGAATCCAGGCGTCTTCTCGGGGTCCTGGATCACCGGCTGGAGGGCCGCGAATGGATTGTCGATGATTACTCGATCGCGGACATTGCGACGTTTGGCTGGGTGAATG
Encoded here:
- a CDS encoding glutathione S-transferase N-terminal domain-containing protein, whose product is MTDLSSFTITQRWPASYPDRLQLYAAPTPNGVKVSMMLEETGLPYEPHFVDISNNESKDPAFVSLNPNGRIPAIIDPAGPDGQPIGIWETGAILIYLADKTGQLISTTPAQRYETLAWVFFQVSGVGPTFGQLGFFLRFAGKDYEDKRPRQRFVDESRRLLGVLDHRLEGREWIVDDYSIADIATFGWVNALVEFYAAGDILGLSSYSNVQAWLERGLARPAVQRGLRIPARPA